In one window of Niallia sp. Man26 DNA:
- a CDS encoding Na+/H+ antiporter NhaC family protein → MKKGNPWALIPFVVFLILFIGSGVITGDFYAFPVLVAIVISGAVALAMNRKETFERKIDIFCKGAGNSNVMLMVVIFLLAGAFSEVGKGMGAVDSTVNLTLSFVPQNLLVVGLFIIACFISLSMGTSMGTIVALAPIGVGISDHTDISMALVMAGIVGGSMFGDNLSFISDTTITAVRSQGAEMKDKFKVNFWIVLPAAIITSIILGVITIGGTSQVEHLSYSWVKIVPYLLVIIFALAGMNVFLVLALGTVLAGAVGLLDGSYQIMSLLQKIGEGMAGMYEIAFLAILIAGMVEVIKFNGGIDFLLHLVTKRIKSKKGAEFGIAGLVSLADISTANNTIAILITGPLAKNIADQYGIEPRKSASILDLFSCTFQGLLPYGAQILAAASVAGISPVSIMQYSFYPILIGICGIIAILIGYPKKKKI, encoded by the coding sequence ATGAAGAAAGGGAATCCATGGGCATTGATTCCATTTGTTGTTTTTTTGATTTTATTTATTGGTTCAGGTGTTATTACAGGTGATTTTTATGCATTTCCTGTCCTTGTAGCCATTGTTATTTCGGGTGCTGTGGCACTTGCGATGAATAGAAAAGAAACTTTTGAACGAAAAATTGATATATTTTGCAAAGGTGCAGGAAATTCCAATGTAATGCTGATGGTTGTCATATTTCTGTTAGCCGGTGCATTTTCAGAAGTAGGAAAAGGTATGGGAGCGGTGGACTCGACTGTTAACTTGACTTTATCCTTTGTTCCGCAAAACTTGCTTGTTGTAGGTTTATTTATCATTGCATGCTTCATTTCTCTATCGATGGGTACTTCGATGGGAACGATTGTAGCACTAGCACCAATTGGTGTTGGGATAAGCGATCATACCGATATTTCCATGGCTTTAGTAATGGCTGGTATTGTTGGTGGATCAATGTTTGGCGATAACTTATCCTTTATTTCCGATACAACCATTACGGCTGTTCGTTCACAAGGTGCAGAAATGAAGGATAAATTTAAAGTTAATTTTTGGATTGTATTGCCAGCAGCTATTATAACGAGCATTATTTTAGGAGTTATTACAATCGGGGGAACGTCGCAAGTTGAGCATTTAAGCTATAGTTGGGTAAAAATCGTTCCATACCTTCTAGTTATTATCTTTGCATTAGCAGGTATGAATGTATTTCTTGTTTTAGCATTAGGGACTGTTCTCGCCGGAGCAGTTGGTTTATTAGATGGCAGCTATCAAATAATGAGCCTTCTGCAAAAGATTGGAGAAGGAATGGCCGGCATGTATGAAATAGCCTTTCTGGCAATATTAATTGCTGGAATGGTGGAAGTTATTAAGTTTAACGGTGGTATCGACTTTCTGCTGCATCTCGTGACTAAGAGAATTAAATCCAAAAAGGGTGCAGAATTTGGTATTGCAGGTTTAGTGAGCTTAGCCGATATATCAACGGCTAATAATACTATTGCTATATTAATTACAGGTCCTCTCGCAAAAAATATCGCTGATCAGTATGGAATAGAACCACGAAAGTCTGCAAGTATATTGGATCTCTTCTCATGTACGTTCCAAGGTCTTCTACCATACGGAGCTCAAATACTGGCAGCGGCAAGCGTAGCCGGAATATCTCCAGTGAGTATCATGCAGTATTCATTTTATCCTATTCTCATCGGCATTTGCGGTATTATTGCTATTCTTATTGGCTATCCGAAAAAAAAGAAGATATAA
- a CDS encoding RNA-guided endonuclease TnpB family protein — translation METISLKLELLNPTNAKKEMYKEMTNINTSFANWLLEYQGLKGATSKVYKLFSDGKFPSAIVNQSIREVKSKKNNQKAKVFRRFWCGFNNQNLKVEKENNLYKVSFPTLEKRVGVPVVIETYQKHWLDKVLEGKAKQGAAELYEKKGRWYVSISISFEPKIPKFESIKPPIMGIDVGLNYLAVAMVGTTSLFFKGNEAAFIRRKYASKRRVLGQNKKLDAIRKSKNKESQWMKELNHVISRKIVNFALENGVRLIRMEDLTGIRKTAKSKKEAGRNLHSWAQYQLQTFIEYKAKVEGMEVQYVNPYNTSQMCKCGHIDKNNRNRHLFQCEKCGYKSHADVNAGLNISKCVSGISKKKKAS, via the coding sequence TTGGAAACAATTTCTTTGAAACTAGAATTATTAAATCCTACTAATGCTAAAAAAGAGATGTACAAAGAAATGACAAATATCAACACATCTTTTGCGAACTGGTTATTGGAATATCAAGGTCTAAAGGGTGCAACATCGAAAGTTTATAAGTTGTTTTCTGATGGGAAATTCCCCTCGGCTATTGTGAACCAATCCATTCGAGAGGTTAAATCTAAGAAAAATAATCAAAAAGCGAAGGTTTTTCGCCGTTTTTGGTGTGGGTTCAACAACCAAAATTTGAAAGTAGAGAAAGAAAACAACCTCTATAAAGTTTCATTTCCTACTCTTGAGAAACGTGTTGGTGTACCAGTTGTAATAGAAACATACCAAAAACATTGGTTAGATAAAGTTTTGGAAGGGAAAGCAAAACAAGGAGCAGCGGAGTTGTATGAGAAAAAGGGGCGTTGGTATGTTTCCATTTCTATCTCTTTTGAACCAAAAATACCGAAATTTGAATCTATTAAACCTCCAATAATGGGCATTGATGTAGGGTTAAACTATCTTGCTGTTGCTATGGTTGGAACAACTTCGTTGTTTTTTAAAGGAAATGAGGCAGCATTTATTCGCAGGAAATATGCTTCGAAAAGACGAGTCCTTGGACAGAATAAAAAGTTGGATGCTATTCGCAAATCCAAAAACAAAGAATCGCAATGGATGAAGGAATTAAATCATGTCATAAGCCGAAAAATCGTAAACTTCGCATTAGAGAACGGTGTTCGTCTAATACGAATGGAAGATTTAACAGGCATTAGAAAAACAGCAAAATCAAAGAAAGAAGCAGGTCGAAATCTACATTCTTGGGCACAATATCAACTTCAAACTTTCATTGAATACAAAGCAAAGGTGGAAGGCATGGAAGTTCAATATGTAAATCCTTATAACACATCGCAGATGTGTAAATGTGGTCATATTGATAAAAATAATAGAAACCGTCATCTATTTCAGTGCGAAAAATGTGGATATAAAAGCCATGCAGATGTGAATGCTGGACTTAATATATCAAAATGTGTAAGTGGTATTTCTAAAAAGAAAAAAGCATCCTAA
- a CDS encoding YhcB family protein, protein MQVFSTFEYSLQLELAIREIEQKGIHNILTVPLDSINTESVGLFDTIHQSDGVSLINKGIVFSVFFSVLGASRGFELEWGPIYWGLIGAISGFIFGLIIDLFIHRRKKVSVRVKDKKTEVLLIIECTDSEHNEVEKILWKHFALSVGKVN, encoded by the coding sequence ATGCAAGTTTTTTCTACTTTTGAATATTCTCTTCAATTGGAACTAGCAATAAGAGAGATTGAACAAAAAGGTATTCATAATATTTTAACTGTCCCTTTAGATTCTATTAATACAGAGAGCGTTGGTCTTTTTGATACAATCCATCAGTCAGATGGAGTCTCCTTAATAAATAAAGGAATCGTTTTTTCTGTGTTTTTTTCTGTGTTAGGAGCAAGCAGGGGATTTGAACTAGAGTGGGGGCCTATTTATTGGGGGTTAATTGGAGCGATATCTGGTTTTATTTTTGGTTTAATTATCGATTTATTTATACACCGCAGAAAAAAAGTAAGCGTTAGAGTAAAAGACAAAAAAACGGAAGTTCTTCTTATAATTGAATGTACAGATTCAGAACACAATGAAGTTGAGAAAATTCTTTGGAAACACTTTGCATTAAGTGTGGGCAAAGTAAATTAA